The proteins below come from a single Dermacentor silvarum isolate Dsil-2018 unplaced genomic scaffold, BIME_Dsil_1.4 Seq1071, whole genome shotgun sequence genomic window:
- the LOC119434443 gene encoding uncharacterized protein LOC119434443, whose protein sequence is MELLSLLRSQWEALESFRGRLEGVVQRCEGMLLLLNQVLFFMLCDRWFCPDDRLTGLYSLLFYNILCYLCHYAANVFSLRDYTPYVHVSDQSKIRHLAMSVTKVVLDLTKGVTFVITGVFMLLVFGLEQGLEHFSPSWPYLALTSAYFALTERACQERLPTVLGWLQLASLENLEPLWAPVLCRLASSLATLLLVVAVSFWGGGHGGGAWGLCLLASYFNVYLGLKVRGSVADCRQC, encoded by the exons ATGGAGCTCCTGAGCCTGCTACGCTCCCAGTGGGAGGCATTGGAATCCTTCAGAGGCCGGCTGGAAGGCGTCGTTCAGCGCTGTGAAGGCATGTTGCTCCTACTTAACCAG GTGCTGTTCTTCATGCTGTGTGACCGGTGGTTCTGTCCAGACGACCGTTTGACAGGCCTCTACTCGCTGCTTTTCTACAACATCCTGTGCTATCTGTGCCACTATGCAGCCAATGTGTTCAGCTTGCGTGACTACACGCCTTACGTCCACGTGTCTGACCAGTCCAAAATACGACACCTTGCCATGAGTGTCACTAAG GTGGTGCTGGACCTGACCAAGGGTGTGACGTTTGTGATCACGGGCGTGTTCATGCTGCTCGTGTTTGGCCTAGAGCAGGGACTGGAGCACTTCAGCCCGAGCTGGCCCTACCTGGCGCTGACGAGCGCCTACTTTGCACTGACCGAGCGTGCATGCCAGGAGCGGCTGCCCACCGTGCTAGGCTGGCTGCAGCTGGCCTCCTTGGAGAATCTGgagcctctatgggcgcccgtgCTGTGCCGCCTGGCCTCCTCCCTGGCCACCCTGCTGCTCGTGGTGGCTGTCTCCTTCTGGGGCGGTGGCCACGGTGGGGGCGCCTGGGGCCTCTGCCTGCTCGCCAGCTATTTCAACGTCTACCTGGGCCTTAAGGTGAGGGGGAGTGTTGCTGACTGCAGGCAGTGCTAG